A stretch of the Pseudomonadota bacterium genome encodes the following:
- a CDS encoding winged helix-turn-helix domain-containing protein, with protein sequence MTTERFQLAKIDIDPSTNRLTCGTRSLSLEPRAMQVLHLLLQRRGTVVSRREIFDLVWRSAEVTDDALNRTVFDVRKALRTLQPGLEPIETIRKVGYRLVDPPADQTRDGPRFPGIALRFVGVGLLAVLWVLGRTGLSGPQATLVDIQPFSTQQSFDTHPSFHPDGRRVFFSCSTADSEQPGLCVQDVDSLTSNVLLSAGGEGVAVHPDGKRIAYQATEGTGCEIRVFHLEDRSHDLLTPCHRRNDGSLAWSVDGRHLFYSDLGSPGAGPFEIRSVPAEGGPISTVTRPPVHSVGDLFPALAPDGRTLAFFRADRISTLSTYVTPGIGRVYAAPINGGYRDETRMLRTLTAEPAEVTGLVWVGTGSKADLVFFSNAKGNGYSLWRLPTGRQPQVTHHGFSGIVRQPAVSASGVVIAEQWTADADIYSRALAEATGPANRLFSSNRYDFAPAPAPDGAYLAWVSSRSGPPLLWIGSLDSGRVVRSVQLPKGVAVESPRWSPDSRQIAFEVRRKGTSQIALYTLGTDSTQWLTVPGDNRTPSWALDGRSLYFSSNRSGDWEVWRYGLADSDTTRLTSGGAYAQREYRTRADRGLIFSRRDQPGLWKLPFGGVAERIVEDLSSEHWGNWTVHDDQIYFARNQQGDAEVVAVDIGTGSRRTIVALDQPVLRESTNLSIAPDGKTLFYASRSQLSADLIRLRIDP encoded by the coding sequence ATGACCACTGAGCGCTTCCAACTTGCCAAGATCGATATCGATCCGTCGACCAATCGGCTAACGTGTGGCACCCGCTCTCTCTCGCTGGAGCCCCGTGCCATGCAGGTTCTGCATTTGCTGCTTCAGCGGCGCGGCACGGTGGTCAGCCGGCGCGAGATCTTTGACTTAGTCTGGCGTTCCGCCGAAGTGACCGATGACGCGTTAAACCGCACCGTATTCGATGTGCGAAAGGCGCTCAGGACGCTGCAACCTGGCCTCGAACCGATTGAGACCATTCGAAAGGTGGGGTACCGATTGGTCGATCCCCCGGCCGATCAGACTCGAGACGGCCCGCGGTTCCCTGGCATTGCGCTGCGGTTTGTAGGCGTCGGTCTACTCGCTGTGTTGTGGGTACTGGGGCGAACTGGACTCTCCGGTCCTCAAGCGACGTTGGTGGATATCCAGCCGTTCAGTACGCAGCAAAGCTTCGATACTCACCCCAGCTTCCACCCGGACGGCCGACGAGTGTTCTTTAGCTGCAGTACGGCGGACAGCGAGCAACCGGGCCTGTGTGTTCAGGACGTGGACAGCCTTACGTCCAACGTCCTGCTGTCCGCCGGCGGCGAGGGTGTCGCGGTACACCCGGACGGCAAACGGATCGCCTATCAGGCCACTGAAGGGACAGGCTGCGAAATTCGAGTCTTCCACTTAGAAGACCGATCCCACGATCTGCTGACGCCGTGCCATCGTCGCAACGACGGTAGCCTTGCCTGGTCCGTCGACGGTCGGCATCTGTTCTATTCGGACCTTGGCAGTCCGGGCGCAGGTCCCTTTGAGATCCGTTCTGTGCCTGCCGAGGGCGGCCCGATCTCCACCGTCACGCGGCCGCCTGTACACTCCGTTGGAGATCTGTTTCCGGCACTGGCCCCAGACGGTCGCACGCTTGCGTTTTTTCGCGCGGACCGGATATCCACCCTATCGACCTACGTCACCCCTGGGATCGGTCGTGTCTATGCCGCGCCCATCAACGGTGGCTATCGCGATGAGACGCGGATGTTAAGAACACTGACCGCCGAGCCGGCGGAAGTGACCGGTTTGGTTTGGGTCGGCACGGGCTCCAAAGCGGATCTGGTGTTCTTTTCCAACGCGAAGGGCAACGGCTATTCGCTGTGGCGCCTGCCGACCGGCCGTCAACCCCAGGTCACCCACCACGGCTTTTCCGGCATTGTGCGGCAACCTGCGGTATCGGCGAGTGGCGTCGTGATCGCTGAACAGTGGACCGCTGATGCTGATATCTACTCGCGGGCGCTGGCGGAAGCCACGGGCCCGGCGAACCGCTTGTTTTCTTCGAATCGGTACGATTTCGCTCCAGCGCCTGCGCCCGACGGTGCCTACCTGGCGTGGGTGTCGAGTCGTTCTGGTCCACCGTTGCTGTGGATCGGATCCCTCGACAGCGGCCGCGTTGTGAGGTCTGTGCAGTTGCCAAAGGGCGTCGCTGTGGAGTCGCCACGGTGGTCACCGGACTCGCGACAGATCGCGTTTGAAGTGCGCCGAAAAGGCACGAGTCAGATCGCCTTGTACACGTTGGGTACGGATTCAACGCAGTGGTTGACGGTGCCCGGAGACAATCGGACGCCTTCGTGGGCGCTCGACGGCAGATCGCTCTACTTCTCCTCGAATAGGAGCGGGGATTGGGAAGTGTGGCGCTACGGACTTGCCGATTCTGATACGACGCGGCTGACCTCAGGTGGCGCCTATGCTCAACGGGAGTACCGGACACGTGCAGACCGTGGCCTGATTTTCAGCCGCCGCGATCAACCCGGCTTGTGGAAACTGCCCTTTGGCGGAGTAGCGGAGCGCATCGTAGAGGATCTTTCATCGGAACACTGGGGCAACTGGACCGTGCACGACGATCAGATCTACTTCGCGCGGAATCAGCAAGGCGACGCCGAGGTGGTTGCGGTCGATATCGGTACGGGATCACGTCGCAC